The nucleotide sequence aagtgaattagacttgagttaaactcaagtgaagagacttgagttagactcaagtgaggattaatgagatattcattgaattttgaaatttaatgattcatttgattcaattttaaaaattgaatttgaaatgaggagttacaagtgtgtggtccttaatggagtgtaaatgctcattaaggctattaatgctaattaagtgttttcattggatgaaaatacttgagtgtttttctcttcattttggctTAGTTCTTCATTCTCCTTGCACTTCTCCTCTCTTGGCTGAAATCCATTCTCAAGGTTGCGAGCACAACCTATCTCCATTTgtaagtttgtgagacaaacgaacgcttgttcgtgtggataccgtagaggcgcgaatgtgagatcgtgctgtgatccgagctgtcgggagtccgtgagcacgctacaaaggtataatactatcatgttagaaaacttagtatatgtagtaatttttctttcccttcgcatagatcttctggaggaactagtgTTTTTCCGTTGCGTGTTTACGTGTTTAGCGCatctagttccttacagtggtatcagagcaaagacaAGTGGAAGCCTAAGGATAAGGGGTAAGACCCAAGTcaaagcaatgagtggcatctagcaaggcatcattgctacccaagtgacaagaaagtcgagatccgacctaacctgctcgtgactattatcttgtatgactttgtccctctatccttgatatctaggttgatcaatgaggcatacaccgtatcatcctcttatcaacctttgtgtttcttgatctttaaacagacacactcaatcaaataagttcaatatctcatattgactcatttgtgcatggtcatgctttcttgtgtcctactaatcaaggggcccacagatatcgcttccgtcatatagaagggatagatcacatccacatcactcacatccctctacataattcattgtatacccagtgaccgactttattgtccaccttgttacaagtaacgtttgccgataccaaagtacacaactccttattaGAGAACCGtagcgacttcaggtctaaggactattcataccaatagtcacatgagaatgtttatgacactcatataacgatccatgaaacattctcatggcgggtcattcagtatatattctctaatatatacccatgtgtcaacctgatatctcatatccatgacttatgagatcaagtcatccgttgacctacatactagtctcaacacattaatattgtccttgtatattaatgttcgactaggaacagttaagagtagtgttctttataatatctcactatcaattcaaccaattaatatactgtagataagaacctactacccaaggacattattatacttattcaattgacactgaattgaaataaatataataaccaactttgccttttattaataatgatatatgatacaaaatgagccctttacaatcatctcataattggtactagtgTTAATACTAACACTACTAGTCCTTATACTATAGATCAGGGAGTTCCACATGGGGGTTTGCTTTTCGGACGTGTATACACCGGGTGCGTCAAAGTCGCCACTTCGTCAACACCAGCACCATCTTCACTGgcctccgtctgactcagattccggacaggaccaatgaagatatctaaattttcaTAGACATAACAAATGGTGTCATATGAGATGACCTTGACTAAAGGCAAGAGTGATCAAATACTTACGGAGAGGTCTAGAATAGATCAAAAGTAGCTGAATACTTGAGGGGAGACTCGGagctaggggtgtcaaaaatgaacttgACCCGATGACCTAACCCAAGTTGACTAAAAAAAATCAGGTTCAAGTAGGGAATTTTTGGGGTCGGGTCGGATTCGAGTTGGAGCATTTTCGGGTTGAAAAATTTCAAGTTTGGTTGGGTTGGATTTGGGTTGATCCAAATATAGGGTTTAGTGGGTCTTTtgggttaaattaaattttattttgaaaattaagatgtttttatatatattaatatcaatgttagtatgataatgatatagtattgagataaaagtaaagaattataggaaaatagtaaaaaaaaaaatcattttgaatcgATTTTTCAGGTTTTCTGGGTCAGGTTGGGGTTGGTTGAGTTCGAGTTCGGGTTTAGGGGGTTTCGGATTGAATTTGGATtcgagttgttttttttttaaaaaaaattcaacccgATCCAAATCCGATCCTACCCACCTAAATTGACACCCTTATTCAGAGTAGGTTAAGACAAGATGCTTAAGGGGGTCCGGAGCAGGTCAAGACTGAATGCTTGTGGGTACGTCTGGAGCATGTCAAGACTGACAGAATGCTTAAGCGAAGACACAAAGCAAGTCAAAAGTGACCATATACTTGTAGGGAAGTCCGGAGTATGTCAAGAGTGACAAGATGCTTAAGTGAAGACACAAAGCAAGTTAAAAATGACCGGATGCTTGAGCGGATGCCTAAAGCAGGTCAAAAGTGATTGAATACTTAAAGGAAAGGCTGAAGCAAATCAAAAGTGACTAAATACTTGAAGAAAAGCTCAAATCATAAGAATAATAGTACTGGTCCTTTATTTGAGGgagattattaaaaataaatttaagtttcatactaTAAATCATAAGTTTGAAAGATGAAAGATATCTTTATTactataagatttttttttttcaaatagatCTTAAGAATAAAATCATAAAGAATTAatcttaaaataaataatataatatcattacaaagatatatgtatatatatatatatttttagacaTAACAAATTTTAACTAGGATTAACCTTAAATGTATGAGAAACTAAAAGGTACCTCACCGCTGCAGCCCGGAACTTCACTGCTGCCTTTGAACAAGACCATAGGAATATTTTAAACATGCAATGATCACAAATAAACTTTTCCTTTGCATCAGGGAATTGTGTAAGAATATCCCTTGTTAATCAATTGACTTGCCTGCAATGAGCTAGCCCTGTCCTTTTCCTCAACACCCTTTGCAtctctatttcaatgatttaattaaaggccaataatatGGAACGTGAAAGATCCCTTGGTGCAGAAGTCTCATTTGGAAGTAAATGGAAGGGAAATATATCCTTATATATGTGATGAACATAAGGCCAAATGATAATAGTCTCTTTAATTAAGGTTCAAGTTTTATTCCTTTGACCGATGCGATCACCGTtcggttttaaaattattacTTGGCCGATGGAATTTGGATGAATAGCCTCAAACTGGCACAGCTGTTGCCTGCCACAAGCTCACCAACCATGAAACTGCTGAGTTGCCTTCATCAACCAAAATTTCTAACAAGTAAACTCTAGAAATTAAgtgaatagtaattaattaacaAAAGTACTTGAAGCAAACTCAACTTATtagactttgatattttatttatcatGTGACAGAAGCATATTATAGAATTTGGAGGAATTCCTTCTTACACTCTTCTGCTGAGTTGCCTTCATCAAgactttatatttttttaaattataattcctttttattttgagTACTCAACTTTGGTTCAATTTAGTTGCCCTCTATTGTttacaaaatcaatttaattttgcCTCAATTAGTCCTATCATTTTGACtagataaatgaaaataaatcaaatttatatacaaaagttgcatgttttttttttactttatgacaaaaAGTTGCAAGTTAAAGGCTCTGcatcttttttttattttcattttatcaaAGGTTGCAATTATTGATGCTGGAGGAAGGAGCTAGAAAGAATTTAGCACATTCTTTTTTGTTAGGTATGAATTCAATTATTTTCAAGGAGACCAGCatttaaaaacaatttatttgcatTAAATTCATACCCAATAGATtaaatatgatatgaagttaagtTAGAACTCACAGTTTGTCCCATGTGGATCTAGTTTTTACGATGTTGACACAATGATCCTCCTTGTGGTAAAAGGTGAAGCCGTTCGTCTTCAGTGTCCTCGTCGCATCCGACCTAAGGTCATCACGAGGGAAGTAAATCATAGCATCCTGAGTGAGCATGTGGTAGGTGGGGTGAGTTACACAGGGACCAGGGATTTACGCCCCGACTACCCCGAGTTTCAATCCCacgacctcatgtggcaagcatcccaccacataccaactcggatgacctatGAGGTCTCATAATGATCCTCCTTACAcctaatgatgatgatgatgatgatgatgatgatgatgatgatgatgtactAAACCCATTTACCAAATCACACCTTCTCTAATGATTATTTATTGAATAACACCTAAACTAACTATTCAAAGAGGATAGATATTTAATATCACTTTATATTATGAAAATACTAAACTTGTACAAAATTAAGGCATGAGAATTTTcaacaacaaaaattaaaaagtaGTTGGAAGCAAGGGgactagatatttaatttttgtccAAACATAATGGTGCAAGTTGATACATGACTCATTGTTCACTCGTACCTTACCTTAACAAGTAGATTAATGCTGTATCAACTCCAATAGCTACCTCAATAATTCATGCATGCAGCAATTGAACTGAACTTGGATTTTTTTAAGATGCATGATGATCTTAATGTGAGGAACAGTGGTTGGACTTGGAAGCTAGTAGTTGATGAACGGCTGCAACTAAACCCTAAACTAGACAACCACTAGACATGTGCCATCGCCAGCTAGccatcaacttaaaaaaaaacttgaaataGAGAGAGTTCTACGAATACAAGCAATAGCCAGATAGGACGGAGCAAGACTTTGGCAACCTCTCTAGCTGCTCTTTAGATTGCTCCAAAAGATTCAACTTTAATTATACTAACACACAAAATTGATCACGGTTCTTCGTTCTGGTTCTTTTGTAGTAGCAGCCCAGCGATTAAGATCGATCGGACCACCCCCAcctactatttttatttttattccttTTGGAAACTTCTTTGACACTCCCATTGGCATTTCTTCAGTCATCAAATCGATCCTCCTTTGATTGAATTGTTTTTTCTTGTGTGGTGAGAGGGATAAAGTAAAGGGGGAGGAAAGTGGAAAGCAATAGTTGAACCAATCCCTCCGCTGTTTTCTGCTCTCTGTGGTTGTATTTGAATCCCCGTCCTCAACAAGGCGAGGTCGAAATGATGGCTCGTCGTAAGCTGCCTCTTCTCGAGGCGGACTCGTTCGGCTTGAAGCACTCGTCACCTTTTGGAGGCAACGGCCGGAGGAGCAGCAAGTACTCTGTTTTCGTGGTGATCTCGACGGTGTTGCTCTTGTTCACGTTCATGTATAATGAGGATGTGAAGACGATCGCGGAGCATCCTTTCGGAAGCAGGGATAGTTCTCGGACGGAATTCCCCATAAGACATGATATTGGCCACCAACAATTCAAACAGGCAATTAAGGAGGATGAGGTCGCTATATTAATCGAGAAAGCAGAGGGGAAGCCGGCGACCGAGAAGGATCGAGCCGTGATGGTCGACGTCGTCGAATCTTCCGTTGGAAAGGAAGATAGAAACGAAGAAGAATCGCACGGAGTAAAGACGCCGGCCATCGACCGGAAACAAGAATTGCGGGAAGCAAAGGAGCATGCCGTCGGAGACGAAGGGAAAAATGAAGAATTGGGCGATGTAAAGGCGCCTGCGCCGGCCATCGAGGAAGAAGGACGAACACTGAGGGAAGTAAATGCATCGATCATGGgtaaaaaagagagagaagaagAATCGAGCCAAGTAAAAGCGCCGAACTCTTCTTTTCATGAAGTAAAGGCGCCGGCCGTGGAGAAGACCGAGAGGCAGAGGATTGTCCTGGACGTGCCGGAGAGCTGTGACCTGTTTGACGGTAGGTGGGTGTACGACGACGTGAACTACCCGGTATACAAAGAAGCGGAGTGCGGGTTCATGACGGAGCAAGTCACTTGCATGAGGAACGGCCGGCGCGACGACCGATTCCAGAAGTGGCGGTGGCAGCCCAAAGATTGCACGCTGCCCAGGTTTGAACTTTGACTCTGAAACAAAGCAGCTAGCTAGCCTGAGTGAATTACGATTCTTCTACTAATGCTTAATCGGTTAAACTAATTGATACAAATTTAACAGGTTCGATGCGAAAGTGATGCTAGATAGGTTGCGAGGGAAGCGGCTCATGTTCGTCGGCGATTCCCTGAACCGAAATCAATGGGAGTCGATGATCTGTCTCGTCCAATCCGTCGTGCCGTGGAACAAGAAGAGCCTCACAAAGAACGGCTCGCTTAGCGTGTTCCGGCTCGAGGTAATCCATATTCAACCAACTCTGATATTTGATTTGCAGTTTTGATTGAACAACTATATATAATTCATTCGAATAGGAGTACAATGCGACCGTGGAATTCTACTGGGCGCCGTTCCTCGTCGAATCCAACTCCGACGACCCCAAGATTCACAGTATCCTGAATCGAATCATCACGCCCAAATCCATCGACAAGCATGGCGAGAACTGGAAGAACGTTGACTATCTCGTCTTCAACACCTACATCTGGTGGATGAACACCCCCACAATGAAAGTCCTGTGCGTTATTTGGAagctagtttttttttaatccgAACTATACATATACAGCACTGGTAAACAGATCCAACAACTCCGGCTTCTGATTTCCATCTAAACAGACGAGGATCGTTCGACGAAGGATCGACGGAGTACGATGAGGTGGAGCGGCCGCTGGCGTACAGGAGAGTGTTGAACACGTGGGCCAAATGGGTGCAGAACAACGTGAACCCGAACCGGACCATGGTGTTCTTCATGAGCATGTCCCCGAACCACATCAGGTCAGATTCCTTTCTGGACGTCATGGCCGAATAAAACAAATCGCGAAGCCCGCAATGATTTCCCCTACAGAACGCACCTTCCTTCTTACCTTATTCTGATGTACTTTAACTTGGGTCCTACACATGTGGGCTCCGCGTAAATAACATGACCGCATCGAGTCTGTAATCACATTGCAGGAGCACGGATTGGGGCAACCCGACTGGGATCAAGTGCGCGCTGGAGACGGAGCCGGTGGGGAACTGGTCCGGGTGGCGGCCGCTCGAGGTCGGGACGGACTGGAGGCTGTTCGCGGTGGCGGAGAACGTGATCGGGAGGTTGCGGAGGAAGGTGCCGGCGACGTTCGTGAAGATAACGGCGATGTCGGAGTACCGGAAGGACGCGCACACGTCGGTGCACACGCTGCGGCAGGGGAAGCTGCTGACGGCGGAGCAGCAGGCGGATCCCGCCCATTTCTCCGACTGTATACACTGGTGCTTGCCGGGCTTGCCGGACACCTGGAACGAGTTCCTCTACGCCCGCATCGCGTCGAGCTCTTGGAACGACCACTAGCTCTCTTTTTGACGTTTTTCTTTCGatgggaatttttttttttggtataatTTTGATTCGTGATAATTAACACGAACGCTTAGACTTGACAGCAACAATTGGTTAAACTCCACAAACTGTCGTTACAACTTGACAAGGAGTCAAGGACCATGACAGAACACAAAAGCACCAACTGAAGCTTAAGCCTTACATGACTAGCTAGACTAGAGTGCGCATAACCTAAACAAGACACGAAGTAGCTGAACACGAAGTTATCTACAAGACTACTTGCGACTGACTACATCAAGCAGGATTGTTTGCTTGGCTACTGCTGGGCAGTTGTGTACTTGGACTCGTCGATGGGGATGCCTGCCTTGGTGGCCCGCTCGCCGCCGGACTCCTCCATGGTGGATAAACCACCTTTGCGGCCCATCTCCTGGTAGCCTTCGTGCCCGATCTGCTGCTTCCTTGTCTCCCCTCCCTTGTGGCCCAACTCCTGGTACCCCTCCGTCCCCAGTTGCTCCCTCCTTGCCTGCCCTCCACGGCTCCGTCCTGTTCATACATCATCTCTcacaatatatataaatatatcaatTAGTTTGATAAGAAAACAGAAATGCGCTGATCAATTGGCTAAATGGGACCTTCAGCGAGGTGTTCTTGGGCCTCGAGGCTCTTGCCGCCAGTGCCGCCTGGGACGACAGTCTCACCCCGCCTCGCCAGCTCGTCCAGTTCGCGCCGCTCCTGCTCCGTCGACATGCTGCGGATTGCTGCTACTCCCGACTGTTGCCTACCGCTCGATGACAATTTTGGCCTTGCGAGCCTCAATCTCATCCACATGCGATGCCTACGATTGATGGGAGCAGTAGACGAGATGAAGCTTGGTTaaatagagggggagggggttgTGGATGGGGACAGCTGGGAGCTTAGTTGGAAGCAGGGGAGAGCGTGAGAGCTAGGGGAATGACACGTTTCCGGCTGGTCTCCTCGTGGAGACACGCGAGCCATCTGTAGCACTTTCTTATGTGACATCGTCGGTTAGATCCACATCTACAATTCTATGGTAAATTTCGGTTCATTCAATCTGACAAGAGCAATAAAGTTTTTTAGCATTTTTTTGCAAGATCTCAAAGCCGAACAGAAATTGGATGAATGAGTGTGCTAGAAGAGTGGCGTCTGATTGATGTAAAAGAATACAAAAACAAGAACGCCTTTTTACCGACTTTGGTGTAAGTTTTTGGTTAGGAAAAACAGAGGAGAGAATTACCGAGAGTGTTTTCAACTGGATCTGACATTTATTGGTATAACAATCCATCCAAGTATTATATAAATCTGACAATGTTTTGTCGATAGATCTAGGACTTTGTAGCTAACAAGGTGCTTTCACTAAATTGATCGAAAGCATCTATGTGAACCGATGTGTGTTGTATATGTAGTTGATTTGGTTTTGTCTTCAATCTTCATACCTAAGTATAGATGCAAAGGAGAGAAATTCGTATCTATGTGAATAACCTATGTAACTGGCAATATGTTATATGATACAAGATGTTACCGGTGGATCCAGATATAATGAGGCAATTAAAGTCAAGATGACATAATAATCAAAGTCAAGAGGAGGTAGCAGCCAGCGTGTCATTCTTTACAGGACTTTACTCTTCTCTTAACGTTAAGACCTTCAATATGAAGACGATCGGTACATGATCCGGTTGGACCTAAGGGACCTAGTGGTTCATTCATGTATTAAGATATCTATTATATATCCGATTATTTGATAGCGGACCGATTTTAAGGGATGATTGACCTACCATAGAGTCGATCGGTCATACATATGATCGGAGTAAGGGGATCTAGCTTTCCACTCAGTACAAGTCCTTCAGCACATGACCGGTCGATCTCACTGGCGGTCGTACTTATGAGTTTTCTTACATGCCAGTCTTCCTTCATACGGTCGGTCAGTAATAACTTGGGTCATATTTATACAGCTCAGCATACTCGTTTCCTATAAGTACAGAACATAAAAGTGTAAAGCAACTCTCCTTATAAACTCGGTCGGGCTTCTAgatcttgttggatcgagatgcgctagaggggggagggtgaatagcgctcgtggctttcacacattTCAGATTCGTAAAATTATCGAGTTAAAGCAACGGAAATGATAAACAAACTAAGCACACACAAAtgacaccaagggtttacttggttcggaactttaagcgactcctactccaaggcccgcgatcgttgatcactttcggtgggcaacaactataatatcgagaaAGTGTACAAGTATAACAGTTACAgctcaaattaaaataataccgacaacaagattACGGaaatgaagcttcgggttgtcggtgacTTGAAACAACACTCTTGGGTCGTCTTATTAGCAGCGCATTGATGAAAGATAGCTTTAGAATTGATGTCCCTGCTGCTGCCTCGAGACTGCCTTTTATtgggcattgagggcgcctccaatgccccatggaggtgcctcggatccAAAAATATATCCCGAGTTGATCGCTGCGATAAGCCTTCGCTGTTGCCTCTTATCCccggagggcgcctccaatgccccatggaggcgcctccaagaagcagtccaaggcgcctccagctcctctgcgcAGACAACTCATCTTTTcacccaaggtgcctccaagctccatagaggcgccttggacattgttcatccgaggcttaaggttgctcctttgtacctgcaagatacgttagtccaaaagataccctgcaacacaaagttagcacataatatcataaatataaagtctggcagtcatcggactgtcc is from Zingiber officinale cultivar Zhangliang chromosome 7B, Zo_v1.1, whole genome shotgun sequence and encodes:
- the LOC122005100 gene encoding protein trichome birefringence-like 28, which gives rise to MMARRKLPLLEADSFGLKHSSPFGGNGRRSSKYSVFVVISTVLLLFTFMYNEDVKTIAEHPFGSRDSSRTEFPIRHDIGHQQFKQAIKEDEVAILIEKAEGKPATEKDRAVMVDVVESSVGKEDRNEEESHGVKTPAIDRKQELREAKEHAVGDEGKNEELGDVKAPAPAIEEEGRTLREVNASIMGKKEREEESSQVKAPNSSFHEVKAPAVEKTERQRIVLDVPESCDLFDGRWVYDDVNYPVYKEAECGFMTEQVTCMRNGRRDDRFQKWRWQPKDCTLPRFDAKVMLDRLRGKRLMFVGDSLNRNQWESMICLVQSVVPWNKKSLTKNGSLSVFRLEEYNATVEFYWAPFLVESNSDDPKIHSILNRIITPKSIDKHGENWKNVDYLVFNTYIWWMNTPTMKVLRGSFDEGSTEYDEVERPLAYRRVLNTWAKWVQNNVNPNRTMVFFMSMSPNHIRSTDWGNPTGIKCALETEPVGNWSGWRPLEVGTDWRLFAVAENVIGRLRRKVPATFVKITAMSEYRKDAHTSVHTLRQGKLLTAEQQADPAHFSDCIHWCLPGLPDTWNEFLYARIASSSWNDH
- the LOC122005101 gene encoding protein SLE1-like codes for the protein MWMRLRLARPKLSSSGRQQSGVAAIRSMSTEQERRELDELARRGETVVPGGTGGKSLEAQEHLAEGRSRGGQARREQLGTEGYQELGHKGGETRKQQIGHEGYQEMGRKGGLSTMEESGGERATKAGIPIDESKYTTAQQ